Within Oryzias melastigma strain HK-1 unplaced genomic scaffold, ASM292280v2 sc01909, whole genome shotgun sequence, the genomic segment ATTGTACCAGCAGAGCTTGCCCTTTGTATTGGAGAAATGATTCGCTCCAATTACTTCACTCTTGATCATTTGAATGAAAGAATTATGACCTTTCAATATCAGCACACAGACAAGATTGATAAACCTCACAAAATACCACAAACCTTTGGTGTAAAGAAAACTATTGGAGGGAATGGTCATGAAAATGCCACATTCCTTAGACTACTCCCTTTGATCATTGGACATGCAGTCCCTGAAGAGGATGGACCATGGACTGTACTGATGGAATTAAAAGAGGTTGTTGAGTTATGCCTGAGCTCAGAATTCACAGAGGAGTCCATACAGTATTTACAGTCCAAGATACAGGATCATAGAGAAATACTGAAAGAAGTTTTTCCAGATTTCAAACTCCGACCGAAGCATCACTTCATTGAACATTACCCTGACCTTGTGCGTTGTTTTGGGCCCCTTGTCCACTTGTGGACTATGAGGTTTGAGGGTAAACatcgtttttttaagaaagttgtCCATGATACTCAAAACTTTAAGAATGTGCTAAAAACACTTGCAGAAAAGCACCAATACATGGTAGCTTACCATCTCAGTGGTTCAGGATTCTTCAAACCTCACCAGCAGACATCAAATGTCTCATCTGTGTTGGTATCGATGCTTCCTAATGTTGCCAAGATGTACATTGAACAAATAACAGAAAGTGATGTTATTTACAGCACCTCAAAGGTCTGCATTGATGGAACTGATTATGTTGTGGGAGTGTTTTTGTCTGTAGGGCAAGAGGGAGGACTGCCAAATTACTGCAGGCTTGAACAAGTGTACCTGATTAACAGTAGTGTTGTCTTTCTTTGCCAAGAGCACACATCACACTACATTGAGCATCTGAGATCCTATGAACTTTTCCCCAAGAATTTGGCTGTTCATACCCCATCAGAGCTAAATGACAAAACACCTCTCTACGCTTACAACATAGATGGAAAACTGCTTTTGACACCCAAACGTTTCATATTATTACATTGAAAGTTTGTTAAATCCCATAAACACCTGTTTATCTGACAATCCAGACTGTTGAATACGTGCTACAATGTTTATAAGGATCAGTAGGTTTGTGGACATGTATATATGAAGTGTGTATGTTGCTTTCAGTATTTAGAagagttgatgttttttaagtCTCTGTCTAGGAACCCAAAGATGGCTGCTGTCCAGAAGCATGTGCTGCGTATCTTTGTTGCACGGGACACCGCCCTAAAACTAACTTTATCTGAACGACCCAAGTCAGTTGAAGAGTTGAAAGACATTTTGCAAGAGAAGTTCAAGCCAAGACTGGATGGGGACTTTAGCCTGCATTATGAGGATCCAGACTTTGATGGTGATCTTTGCCTTCTTTTGGATATCCAAGAGTTACCAGAAAAAGGCACATTGAGAGTTGTGAGAACTGACAATGATACATCATCTGTTGGATCTTCTGACACAGACATACTGCCACATGCCCCTGCATTGCAGCGACAGAAGAGTTGGCCTGATCAGTTTGTTGTCCCAAGTTTTGGTTATGAAATGGAGCATTTACTTGCAGAAGGAAATCGTGCTTATCAAGAATCAGGAAAACTGCTGAAGCTGAAGAGATCGCAAAAGAGtgatatccttaaaaaaatggcagaaacaATCTACAGTTTCAAACCATACCCACATGAAAGGGAATTGGCAATGGCTGCCCAAGCTTTGACTGCAGCTCACCCATGTCTCAAAATGACACCAGGTGAAGATGGGGAGCTGGGATGGAAACGTCACATTGGGTACAAGGTTGCGTCTTATCGTAACACACTGGCCAAAGCTGGGGTTGCAGAAGTAGCCATTAACACGGGGAGGCGAAGTCGAAACAACCCAAACAGTGACCACCCTCATCAAAACATCAAGAAAGCTCGAAAAGCAGAGGTTAACTACATCATCAACCTGCCCAAGGATCAAACGCCAGCAACTCTGGAAGGAATGAGAGAAGAAATCATGCATGAAATGGAGAAGGTGGAAAGAAACCAGTCGGTCATAGCCAAGCTCATGAACACAACCTATGCTCTTCGTCGCCAAGAGATCGTCGGGGCTCTTGTCGCTCCACAAGTGAGAGATGTCATGAACAGATGGCCAGCCCTTCTTTTGGAGtctcaggtaaaaaaaaaaacaccccagcAAATATCCAGTTCTTCTTATAgcatgacgttttttttttctccaaaggtCTCCTATTCTATTTTCACCTCGGttgaaaacaaacatgcatttttagcatgttttttacttctgtttttcttttttttctcctttctatTTAAATGACTGAGAATAACAATTTGTTTTTGATAACTTTCCACAGAACCCCGTT encodes:
- the LOC112138338 gene encoding uncharacterized protein LOC112138338 isoform X1 (The sequence of the model RefSeq protein was modified relative to this genomic sequence to represent the inferred CDS: added 580 bases not found in genome assembly) → MLVLYSGTKLQEVFRLFQHQTDAKASGILNFKEYIRKSSSHQNRSESGNPKMAAVQKHVLRIFVARDTALKLTLSERPKSVEELKDILQEKFKPRLDGDFSLHYEDPDFDGDLCLLLDIQELPEKGTLRVVRTDNDTSSVGSSDTDILPHAPALQRQKSWPDQFVVPSFGYEMEHLLAEGNRAYQESGKLLKLKRSQKSDILKKMAETIYSFKPYPHERELAMAAQALTAAHPCLKMTPGEDGELGWKRHIGYKVASYRNTLAKAGVAEVAINTGRRSRNNPNSDHPHQNIKKARKAEVNYIINLPKDQTPATLEGMREEIMHEMEKVERNQSVIAKLMNTTYALRRQEIVGALVAPQVRDVMNRWPALLLESQVFAEFHRINNVNLRNQFYKELDRHTPKLMTLFREKSTKTGRIAEELARLIKIYDLQDQRDVNLRRALVLLALPVYLREDASNFFKTCTSPDGPDLADTAVALLSVVLGDTPDAAVFHPESIFIVVENEILVSGPTNIADSFLLLFGYVYALDLQYPKKMELTMTFFQKVVMCLEDNKPLKGRLLTLKNVLFSE
- the LOC112138338 gene encoding uncharacterized protein LOC112138338 isoform X2 (The sequence of the model RefSeq protein was modified relative to this genomic sequence to represent the inferred CDS: added 580 bases not found in genome assembly): MAAVQKHVLRIFVARDTALKLTLSERPKSVEELKDILQEKFKPRLDGDFSLHYEDPDFDGDLCLLLDIQELPEKGTLRVVRTDNDTSSVGSSDTDILPHAPALQRQKSWPDQFVVPSFGYEMEHLLAEGNRAYQESGKLLKLKRSQKSDILKKMAETIYSFKPYPHERELAMAAQALTAAHPCLKMTPGEDGELGWKRHIGYKVASYRNTLAKAGVAEVAINTGRRSRNNPNSDHPHQNIKKARKAEVNYIINLPKDQTPATLEGMREEIMHEMEKVERNQSVIAKLMNTTYALRRQEIVGALVAPQVRDVMNRWPALLLESQVFAEFHRINNVNLRNQFYKELDRHTPKLMTLFREKSTKTGRIAEELARLIKIYDLQDQRDVNLRRALVLLALPVYLREDASNFFKTCTSPDGPDLADTAVALLSVVLGDTPDAAVFHPESIFIVVENEILVSGPTNIADSFLLLFGYVYALDLQYPKKMELTMTFFQKVVMCLEDNKPLKGRLLTLKNVLFSE